The window AACGATCCGAGGCTGCCCGTATTCTTCACCAGGGCAACCCAGGCGCCCAATACAGGCAATTTTGCGGGTATTGACCAGGGCAATGGTCCCAACCTGCAGGGTAACCAGAATGCAAATAGTTATTCAAAACCTGCACCAGCTGTAGGTGGCCCTATTACCCCTGATAATCCGATTGGCGGAGCAGAAGCGCCGGTGATCTTCCTTACCGCTGCGGAAAGCTATTTCTTGCAGGCAGAGGCTGTGCTGCGCGGATGGGGAACAGGTAATGCCCAGCAATTGTATGAAGATGGGGTATTGCTGTCCTTTCTGTACTGGGGATTGCCCGAGGCGAAATACAATCTGTACATCGGCCAGGACGCTGTGAAGTATCCGGCTGCAGGAAGCTTCGAGGAAAAACTGGAGCGGGTGATCACCCAGAAATGGGTAAGCTTCTGCGGTACCCAGAATTTCGAAGCCTGGACCGAGTGGAGGCGTACGGGTTACCCGGATTTCTTTACCATCTCTGCCACCAGCAGTATTGGCAACAATTTCCCGGTTCGCATCCTCTATCCTGATTCAGAAGTGAGCAGGAACCCCAATACCCCGGCACAAAAAACGGTAAAGGATAAACTGTGGTGGGATGTGAATACTAACGGACAGAATTGATCTTCATTAAACATTTAGTCATGCGTAAAAAGTTATTCAAGATATTGGTCGCCATGTCGATCACCGGATTCGTAGCCACTTCATGTAAGAAGGAAACCACGGATGGCATTTCCAGGGAAGTTAAAGTGAGTTACCCGGAAATCACCCTGAAAGGGGAGGAATTGGTTGTACTGCCGGTAGGTGCCAACTATACAGACCAGGGAGCGATCCTGAAGGATGATATTACAGGAAAGGAGTCTGATCTGGCGCCTACATCAGATAATGTGGACACCGATGTGCCCGGTCTGTACCTGGTTATTTTCAGCGCTTCCAATGCGAATGGTTTTGAAACGACCGTAGCCAGGAGGGTAGCGGTTACTTCGGTAACCAATACGGTCAACCGCTCCGGCACCTATGTTCGTACTGCCACAGGGGTTTCCTGTTTCGTTGAGCGGGTATCAGAGGGTGTGTATAAGGTGACCAACCCCGGCGGGGCCGGTATTGGTACAAATATCATCGTGTATATGGTGGAAACGGAGAAGGGTAAATATACCTGCCCGGCCCAGCCTACTGATGCGGGAACCATGTCTGTTACCGAGATCAATTTCACCGAAGGGGGATCTACCTGGAGGGTGTTGAATGCAGGTTATGGAAATGGTCTAAGGACTTTTGTAAAACAATAAGTAAATTGGGATAGCTGTCATCCCTAATAGCATCAAGACAGCAAAGACTATTTTTCTCTTGTGTGTGTAAGCAGGTAGTGTCTACTACCTGCTTTTTTGTATTTATGATTGTGGTCATAATGATTTTTTGAAGGGCTGTTTATCTTGCCAATACCAAGACCTAAAACAAACAACCATTATGAAGAAGATCTCCAATCTTGTGGTTTGCGCAATGATGGCAATGGTGCTGGTTTCCTGCCAGGGTAACCAACAGCCGGAGAGCCAGGGTGCAGCCGCAACAACCAATGTGCCCGATGGCGGACAATCAACAGTACAGGATGATGAATCCCAAAAGGATGTAGTTAAAGTCGCGGCAGCCAGTGCCGACCATACTACATTGGTGGCTGCGGTGAAAGCCGCAGAACTGGTGGATGTATTATCCAATGCAGGCCCCTTTACGGTTTTTGCGCCTACCAATGCCGCCTTTGATAAATTACCAGCCGGAACCGTTGAAGGATTATTGAAGCCGGAAGCGAAAGCTGACCTGCAAAATATCCTGCAATACCATGTGTATGTTGGAGGTATCAAGACTGAGCAAATGCAGGATGGCCAGGTGCTGGGCCAGGCCAATGGCGATAATATTACCCTTTCTGTTAAGGACGGCGTAGTGACCGTGAATGGTACTGCAAAGATCATTGCTTCCGTTCCTGCCAGTAATGGTATAGTGCATGTAATTGATGCGGTGTTACTGCCGCCTGCCAAGAAGTGATATTTTAGTTCCCTTTTATTGTTCGAAAAGTCCGCTATATTCCTATAGCGGACTTTTTCTTGGGAAACTATTCGTTGGTTTTTATAGGGAAATAAAGTTGAATGGGTCAGGAACCTAAGGGTTTGGCCTGGTTATCGGGATAGAGGATCTTGATCTGCATGATGGTGGCGATGGAGAGCGCCCTTTGTTTGATCAGGTCCGCATTATTTCCGGAGAAAAGGTTGTCGACGGTTTCATTGAATAGGTTCAGCCATTCCTGGAAACTTTCCTTGTCCAGAGGGTTGCGCTGGTGAAGGCGATGGTGGATCTGCATGGGGTTGCCATTATAGCCACCGGTATAAAAAAGGATGTTTTCCCAGAATTGATACATGATGGGCAAATGGTGGTCCCAGTCTACCTGTGTAAAGTAATGGCTGATCAACTGGTTGGACCTAACCTTTTCATAAAAGGTGTTGATCAGCAATTCAATGTCTTTCCTGCCAGCTATATCGTTCTTTAAAGCCTGCATCTTAAAGATCTTTTTTATTGAATTTTCGGATAGCCCACCAGGAGGGCAGGATGATCCATAGGGTCATTACGGTGGCCGCAAAGATAGATCCAAAGGAACTGCCCAGGAAAGATTTGAATACGGCGCCGGTAAAGCCCATCATAGCGGAGATGTCCAGTTTTAGCAGGAGCAGTATTCTTCCCAGGTCTATCGGGTTCAGGCTGCTCATGGCGATCATGGCTTTTTCCAAGGGGTAGTCAGCAAATTGGAAGAGGATCATCAGGACTATGCCATCATAGATGAAGGCAAAATAGAACCAAAGCAACAATGCCAATCCGATCCCCTTGGCCTTATCCCTCGTTAGAACGGCTGCCAGTAATGCCAATGAACAAAATACCAGGCTTAATCCAAGGGCCGTAAAGACCAGCGTGAGTCCGGTGCTGTCGGCACTGAATAAGAGGATGGGAATCCCGATGCCTATCATTACTGCGATGCAAAGCGATATACAAATACCCAGGTATATGCTGCTCAGTAAACTGGTCCTTCGGATGGGTTGTGCTACCATCAGCTCAATGAACTCCTGCGCATTATACAGGTAGATGGTGCTGAAAATGATGCTTACCAGCGGCGTGATGATCAGGGTAAGGTTCAGCAAACTGAGAATGGCCTTGGAAGGATGCTCTTCCATCGAAAATAATCCCAGTGAAATGACCAGCAGGAGTAGGGTATAGGCAATGACGGTCCTGTTCTTCAGGATATCGAGTAAGATGTATTTGGTGATCTTTTTCATGTTATCGGTTGTTTTTGGCCATGATGGTAGCCATTACCCTATTCAACTGGGACTGTCCTGTTTCTTCCTGGAGGGTGGAAAGCTTTTTATGCAGCTGGAGTTTACCGTCCTGCAGGTAAACGACCTCGGTTACAAGGTCATCAAGGTCGCTGAGCACATGTGAGGTAATGAGGATAAGCTTGCCGTTCTTTTTCTCCATCCTGATCTTCTCCTTGAGTTGCTCGCTGGACAATGGGTCAAGGCCGGCTGTCGGTTCATCAAGGATCAATACATCGGGCCGGAATAGAAAGGCGAGGCAGGCACTCACTTTTTGCCTCGTGCCGCCTGATAAGGTACTCATGCGCTTCGATGACAATCCCCCGATCCCGAATGTTCTCACCAGGTCCTCATCAAGTTCAGTTCCCTTGCTGTTGCGTATATCCTTCACCATGTCCAATACCTGGGAAATGGTCATATTTTCAGGGAACCTGCTGAGCTGGGGCATATAACCGATCTTTTCCCTGTAAAGCCAATCATGTTTGATGTTCTTTTGGTTGAAAGTGATAAAGCCACTATCGGGAATAACCATGCCCAGCAGGCATTTGATCAGGGTGGTC is drawn from Flavihumibacter rivuli and contains these coding sequences:
- a CDS encoding ABC transporter ATP-binding protein — protein: MIIATNVNKQFGRQKVLDNINLTFNKGQTIALIGPNGSGKTTLIKCLLGMVIPDSGFITFNQKNIKHDWLYREKIGYMPQLSRFPENMTISQVLDMVKDIRNSKGTELDEDLVRTFGIGGLSSKRMSTLSGGTRQKVSACLAFLFRPDVLILDEPTAGLDPLSSEQLKEKIRMEKKNGKLILITSHVLSDLDDLVTEVVYLQDGKLQLHKKLSTLQEETGQSQLNRVMATIMAKNNR
- a CDS encoding fasciclin domain-containing protein, coding for MKKISNLVVCAMMAMVLVSCQGNQQPESQGAAATTNVPDGGQSTVQDDESQKDVVKVAAASADHTTLVAAVKAAELVDVLSNAGPFTVFAPTNAAFDKLPAGTVEGLLKPEAKADLQNILQYHVYVGGIKTEQMQDGQVLGQANGDNITLSVKDGVVTVNGTAKIIASVPASNGIVHVIDAVLLPPAKK
- a CDS encoding ABC transporter permease subunit, with amino-acid sequence MKKITKYILLDILKNRTVIAYTLLLLVISLGLFSMEEHPSKAILSLLNLTLIITPLVSIIFSTIYLYNAQEFIELMVAQPIRRTSLLSSIYLGICISLCIAVMIGIGIPILLFSADSTGLTLVFTALGLSLVFCSLALLAAVLTRDKAKGIGLALLLWFYFAFIYDGIVLMILFQFADYPLEKAMIAMSSLNPIDLGRILLLLKLDISAMMGFTGAVFKSFLGSSFGSIFAATVMTLWIILPSWWAIRKFNKKDL
- a CDS encoding group III truncated hemoglobin, which codes for MQALKNDIAGRKDIELLINTFYEKVRSNQLISHYFTQVDWDHHLPIMYQFWENILFYTGGYNGNPMQIHHRLHQRNPLDKESFQEWLNLFNETVDNLFSGNNADLIKQRALSIATIMQIKILYPDNQAKPLGS
- a CDS encoding immunoglobulin-like domain-containing protein, which codes for MRKKLFKILVAMSITGFVATSCKKETTDGISREVKVSYPEITLKGEELVVLPVGANYTDQGAILKDDITGKESDLAPTSDNVDTDVPGLYLVIFSASNANGFETTVARRVAVTSVTNTVNRSGTYVRTATGVSCFVERVSEGVYKVTNPGGAGIGTNIIVYMVETEKGKYTCPAQPTDAGTMSVTEINFTEGGSTWRVLNAGYGNGLRTFVKQ